The sequence GCGACGGTGACGAGAAGGTCGTCTATGTTGCTCGCCTGGAAGGTAATGGTGACCTGGGTGGCGGCGGAGTGCTTGCGCACGTTCGTGAGCGCCTCCTGGGCGATGCGGAGAATCTGCACCTCTTGCAGCGGCGTGAGCCGCAGATCGCCGGGGTCCACCTGCCATTCCACCGTCACGGGCTTGCCGAGCTGGTTGCGGTACTCCTCCACATACTCCTCGAGCACGTCCTTTAGCGTTTGCCCGGGGCCGATCTGCGCCCTGAGGGCCAGGATGCCTTCGCGCACGTCGCGGTAGGCGGACTTTGCCGCGTCCACGAGCTCTTTGACCTGCTTCTCAGCCTCCCTGGGGTTATCGCTCCGCAGGTACTCGGAGACCGCCTGCGCCTTGGTGTTCACGTAGCTCAGCACCTGCGCGAGGCCGTCGTGCATCTCGCGTGAGATGCGCATGCGCTCCGTCTCCACGGCCATCGTCTGGATGCGCTCGTACAGCCGCGCGTTGTGGATGGCGACTGCGGCGGTGTTGGCGAAGAGCTGCACGATCTCCTCGTCCTCAGCGCTGAATACGCCGGCTTCCAGCTTGTCGGTCAGGTACAGGCTGCCAACCGTCTGCCCCCTTTACCGGATCGGCACACCAAGGAAGCTCGTCATCGGCGGGTGGTTCGGCGGGAAGCCGACCGACGCCGGGTGGTCCTGCATCCTGTCCAGGCGCAGCGGCCTGGTCTCGTGCGCGATCTGTCCCAGCAGTCCCCTTCCCACCGTGGGCGGCCCCAGGATCTCGCGTGTCTTCTGGTCGATGCCGGAGGTGAGGAACGCCGTGATCCCGTCTTCGTCGTCGAAGACGCTCAGCGCGGCGTATCGGGACTGCACTACCTCGCGGCTCAGGTCGACGACGCGCTGGAGCACGGAAGACACCAGGCGCTCCTCCGCCAGTGCGATATTCGCCTCGTTGAGCGCGCGAAGCTGGCTGTTTTGCCGCGCGGACACCTGGGAGAGCGTCTGCATCTCGGCCTGCATGCGCGAAATGGTGCGGAAGACCATGTGCGCGAAGACCCCTATCACCGCGCCCAGGGAGAGGTTCAGCACAATGAAGCCCGGGCCGGAGTGCAGGAGCCGGTGACCGGTCGGGCTGACGAGCACCAGGTGGTAGATCACGAGGAAGCCCCACGGCACAAGAGCGGCCAGCCACTCAAGCTGCCGCATCGTAAGCCTGCCGGCGAGCAACCGGCGCGGGCCTGATGTGCCTTTGGGGTTCATGCGGAAACGTCCTTGAAGGGAATCCGGTGAAAGGCCTGCCGCCCAACCCGGCGTGCACGCCCATTATATGGCGGCCACGAGCGGTGGACGAGTCAATTCTCTTCAGACCGACGTCGCAAACCGCATCCGTCTGGGCGAGGACCTCATTATTCCAGAACCTGATGACCTTGTACCCCTGCGCTTCCAACCACGCTGTCCGTTCAGCGTCATATCCCGCGGCATCCATGTGCTGGCTGCCGTCGACTTCGACAATTAGCCTTTTCTCGAAGCATAAGCAGTCGACGATGAACGGACCAAGCGGCTGCTGTCGGGAAACCTGTACCCGCCGACAGAGTGCCGTCTTAACCTGGTCCAGAGCTTTCGCTCGGCGTCCGTCGGAGCAGTGCGGAGTTCGCGTGCTCTGTCTCTCGTGTCGGGGGAGCCGGACCACTGGTTGTAGAGGTATGGACGCTTTGGGGGATGGTCCGGGAAGTCATCTGACATGTGGTGTCGCTCCTGGAGAAGGGGCCTCAAGACCCCCTCTGTGGTCTCCCCCGTGGGGGGAGACGAGAACCCTCCCTCCCTTCCGCCACCCTGGCAGATCACAACCTTGGCAGGACGAACTCCTCTATGGCCACCGCCAGGCCGTCTTCCTCCACCGGCGGCGCGACGTAGTCCGCGAGCGCCTTCACCTCCGCGGGCGCGCCGCCCATGACGATGCGCAGGTCCGCCGCGCGGAGCATCTGGATGTCGTTGTAGCTATCGCCGGCGGCAATCAAACCTATTCCACTTTCTCCTCTCCCGGCCCCGCGGGAGAGGATGTCCGGCTCTGCGGACAGGCGAGGGCCACCGCTTGGCTTCAACAGATCTGCTCTCTCCCTTGACGGGAGAGATGTCGCCGCTCTGGGCGACAGTGAGGGTGACGGCGGGGCGCCTCCGTTCCCGTACCCCATCATCTCCCTCAACACATCTGCCGACGCGCCTTTGGTGATGCCGATGCGGGTGAAGTCCACGGCCCAGAGGTCGTTGTACGGCAGGTAGACTTTGACCATATGCAGGCCCTGTGTACCACTGAACGCCTGCAGCACGCCGTCCGCCGCTGCCTCGCTGATGTCCAGAGCGGACACGCGGGTAAGCTCCCACCGCACCACCTCGCCGATGCTCTTGATCGTCCCGAAGGGAGAAGTGGCCATGAACGGCACGCGCATCTCCGTCAGCCGCGCGACGATCTCCTCC comes from SAR202 cluster bacterium and encodes:
- a CDS encoding sensor histidine kinase, translated to MQLFANTAAVAIHNARLYERIQTMAVETERMRISREMHDGLAQVLSYVNTKAQAVSEYLRSDNPREAEKQVKELVDAAKSAYRDVREGILALRAQIGPGQTLKDVLEEYVEEYRNQLGKPVTVEWQVDPGDLRLTPLQEVQILRIAQEALTNVRKHSAATQVTITFQASNIDDLLVTVADNGKGFNPQSIQRGDWPHLGIQTMQERTEAIGGTSVRLLAPRTVLATDGRSGQ
- a CDS encoding GAF domain-containing protein; this encodes MNPKGTSGPRRLLAGRLTMRQLEWLAALVPWGFLVIYHLVLVSPTGHRLLHSGPGFIVLNLSLGAVIGVFAHMVFRTISRMQAEMQTLSQVSARQNSQLRALNEANIALAEERLVSSVLQRVVDLSREVVQSRYAALSVFDDEDGITAFLTSGIDQKTREILGPPTVGRGLLGQIAHETRPLRLDRMQDHPASVGFPPNHPPMTSFLGVPIR
- a CDS encoding HAD family phosphatase; translation: MSAEVFMTNYRLMMLDLDGTIIGRDNKISPRVHRAVTRAAELLHVSIATGRETDEVLKFARELGLKTPQVSDNGATIVDPETGRHVWSAGLSPEHSEEIVARLTEMRVPFMATSPFGTIKSIGEVVRWELTRVSALDISEAAADGVLQAFSGTQGLHMVKVYLPYNDLWAVDFTRIGITKGASADVLREMMGYGNGGAPPSPSLSPRAATSLPSRERADLLKPSGGPRLSAEPDILSRGAGRGESGIGLIAAGDSYNDIQMLRAADLRIVMGGAPAEVKALADYVAPPVEEDGLAVAIEEFVLPRL